A single genomic interval of Cellvibrio sp. PSBB023 harbors:
- a CDS encoding cytochrome d ubiquinol oxidase subunit II — protein MTDISQLTGQAFWLPVIFIGLMALAFFIYAILDGYDLGVGILLPNNNEQQRDTMIASIGPFWDANETWLVLGIGILLIAFPSAHSLILFHLYLPITVMLAGLILRGVAFDFRAKAPADHKELWDKIFKTGSLLATLSQGYMLGMYVMGFEQSVAAIFFAALSAICVTAGYSFIGAAWLVMKTEGELQQRAAVWARRCGWLMALGIIAVSIVNPLVSETIFTKWFGSPLFIVLLTIPVFCFLLLFIVERYLKLFPYPNDFGCWIPFASACMIFLLSFIGLAYSFFPYVVPGQLDIWQAASAPESLMFILYGIVVVLPTIIIYTIFSYKVFWGKATQLKYY, from the coding sequence ATGACAGACATTAGCCAACTCACCGGACAAGCCTTTTGGCTGCCCGTTATTTTTATCGGCCTTATGGCGCTCGCCTTTTTCATCTACGCAATTCTGGATGGCTACGACCTGGGCGTTGGTATTTTATTGCCCAACAACAATGAACAGCAGCGCGACACTATGATCGCCAGCATTGGCCCCTTTTGGGACGCGAATGAAACCTGGCTGGTGCTTGGTATAGGCATTTTGTTAATCGCCTTCCCCAGTGCACACAGCTTGATTTTATTTCATTTGTATTTACCCATCACCGTGATGCTCGCCGGATTAATTTTGCGCGGTGTTGCCTTTGACTTCCGCGCCAAGGCGCCAGCCGATCACAAAGAACTATGGGACAAAATATTCAAAACCGGCTCACTGCTCGCAACATTATCGCAAGGCTATATGCTGGGTATGTATGTGATGGGCTTTGAACAAAGTGTTGCCGCCATTTTCTTTGCCGCGCTCAGCGCCATTTGTGTGACAGCGGGTTACAGTTTTATCGGCGCCGCGTGGCTGGTGATGAAAACCGAAGGTGAATTACAACAGCGCGCCGCCGTGTGGGCACGCCGCTGCGGTTGGTTAATGGCTCTAGGGATTATTGCTGTCTCTATAGTCAACCCGCTGGTAAGCGAAACCATTTTTACCAAATGGTTTGGCAGCCCACTCTTTATTGTGCTGCTCACTATTCCAGTATTTTGTTTTTTACTGCTGTTTATCGTAGAGCGCTATTTAAAACTATTCCCCTACCCCAACGACTTCGGCTGCTGGATTCCCTTCGCGTCCGCCTGCATGATTTTCCTGCTGAGTTTTATCGGCTTGGCTTACAGCTTCTTCCCCTATGTAGTACCCGGTCAGCTCGACATCTGGCAAGCCGCGAGCGCCCCGGAATCACTCATGTTTATTTTGTACGGCATCGTAGTGGTATTACCCACCATTATTATTTACACCATTTTTTCCTATAAGGTCTTTTGGGGTAAGGCGACGCAGTTGAAATATTATTGA
- a CDS encoding cytochrome ubiquinol oxidase subunit I, which yields MLDTFILSRIQFAANISFHILFPTITIALCWFLFYFKIRYNRSGDEVWMRAYRFWVKVFALTFALGVVSGITMSFQFGTNWPGYMETVGNIAGPLLGYEVLTAFFLEATFLGIMLFGIDRVSNRIHTFATFLVAFGTSMSAFWIIALNSWMQTPTGFEMRDGVAYPTDWLAIIFNPSMPYRLSHMLVASGLTAAFLIAGISAYRILKGDHKPAPRLALKTATIAAAILIPIQIFLGDMHGLNSLHHQPAKVAAIEAVWHTEKGAPLVLFAIPDKETQSNKFAIEIPKMASLILTHKMDGELKGLNEFPNAHPPVAPLFYGFRIMVGIGTLMLLVSWWGCWCYWRKQEIPPLLLKVFVGMTFSGWIATLAGWYVTEIGRQPWLVTGVLATADAVTKTPATNVGISLTVYLTLYVVLLFAYVRTLFLMARKSVLVDRPEEVETLQEKLISAQNAH from the coding sequence ATGCTCGACACATTTATCCTTTCGCGCATCCAATTCGCGGCGAATATTTCCTTTCACATTTTGTTTCCCACTATTACCATCGCGCTGTGCTGGTTTTTGTTTTATTTCAAAATTCGCTACAACCGCAGCGGCGATGAAGTGTGGATGCGCGCCTATCGCTTTTGGGTCAAGGTCTTTGCCCTGACGTTTGCACTCGGCGTGGTCAGCGGAATTACCATGAGTTTTCAATTCGGCACCAACTGGCCGGGCTACATGGAAACCGTCGGTAATATTGCGGGGCCCTTGCTTGGTTATGAAGTGCTGACCGCTTTTTTTCTGGAGGCCACATTCCTTGGCATTATGTTGTTTGGGATTGATCGCGTATCCAACCGCATTCATACCTTCGCCACGTTTTTAGTGGCCTTCGGCACCAGCATGTCTGCCTTCTGGATTATTGCGTTGAACTCCTGGATGCAAACGCCCACCGGTTTTGAAATGCGCGATGGTGTTGCCTACCCCACTGATTGGCTGGCGATTATTTTTAATCCGTCCATGCCTTATCGCTTGTCGCACATGCTGGTCGCATCGGGCTTAACTGCTGCCTTTTTAATTGCCGGAATTTCCGCTTACCGCATTCTTAAAGGCGATCACAAACCAGCACCGCGCCTTGCATTAAAAACCGCTACGATTGCTGCAGCGATTTTAATTCCCATCCAAATTTTTCTGGGCGATATGCACGGCTTAAATTCTCTGCATCACCAACCCGCCAAAGTCGCCGCGATTGAAGCCGTATGGCACACCGAAAAAGGCGCGCCGCTGGTGCTGTTTGCAATCCCCGATAAGGAAACGCAATCCAACAAATTCGCAATTGAAATTCCCAAGATGGCGAGCTTGATTCTCACCCATAAAATGGACGGCGAATTAAAAGGGCTGAACGAATTCCCCAATGCCCATCCACCGGTTGCGCCGTTGTTTTATGGCTTCCGCATTATGGTAGGTATTGGCACCTTGATGTTATTGGTATCCTGGTGGGGCTGCTGGTGCTATTGGCGCAAACAGGAAATTCCACCGCTGCTGCTAAAAGTATTTGTAGGCATGACTTTCTCCGGTTGGATTGCCACACTCGCCGGTTGGTATGTGACTGAAATTGGTCGTCAACCCTGGTTAGTCACCGGCGTATTAGCCACCGCCGATGCCGTCACCAAAACACCGGCCACCAATGTGGGAATATCCCTGACGGTTTATCTCACACTCTATGTTGTTTTGTTATTTGCTTATGTACGCACCCTGTTTCTTATGGCGAGAAAATCGGTGTTGGTGGATCGCCCGGAAGAGGTAGAAACACTGCAAGAAAAATTAATCAGCGCGCAGAACGCACACTAA
- a CDS encoding GbsR/MarR family transcriptional regulator translates to MPIALTPMIQSCILHFGEMGSRWGINRTVGQMYALLVLSKEPLCADDMTEALGISRSNVSMGLKELMSWELVKLQHRPGERKEFYSAPGDVWDIAKTLIEQRRKREIDPTLSTLRNLLIEKPANPEEEYAQQRMREMHELIEMITLWTQEIQRLDSANLGKLLKLGSSIGKVLDMKDRLLGGKKESTT, encoded by the coding sequence ATGCCCATTGCTCTGACCCCGATGATCCAATCCTGCATCCTTCACTTTGGCGAAATGGGAAGCCGTTGGGGGATTAACCGTACCGTGGGGCAAATGTATGCGCTGCTGGTGCTGAGTAAAGAACCGCTCTGCGCGGATGATATGACTGAAGCGCTGGGTATTTCCCGCTCCAATGTGAGCATGGGCTTAAAAGAATTAATGTCCTGGGAGCTGGTGAAGTTGCAGCATCGCCCCGGTGAGCGCAAAGAATTTTATTCGGCGCCGGGCGATGTCTGGGATATAGCCAAAACCCTGATTGAGCAGCGTCGCAAACGCGAAATCGACCCAACCTTGTCCACCTTGCGCAATTTGCTGATCGAAAAGCCAGCTAATCCCGAAGAAGAATATGCCCAGCAACGCATGCGTGAAATGCATGAACTGATTGAAATGATCACTCTCTGGACGCAGGAAATTCAGCGTCTGGACTCAGCCAACCTCGGCAAGCTACTCAAGCTCGGCAGCAGTATTGGCAAAGTGTTGGATATGAAAGATCGCCTGCTCGGCGGTAAAAAAGAATCCACGACCTAA
- a CDS encoding NADP-dependent oxidoreductase, with the protein MKALILKRYGKSDQLAFADIAQPSIKPNEVLVRVHAVGLNPIDNMIPKGMFKPILQFQLPAVMGSDVAGVVVEVGSQVTRFKVGDAIFASTFDSGNGTLAEYAVVAEHAAALKPTNLDFAEAASIPMVGLTAWQALKERGQIKPGQKVFIPAGSGGIGTFAIQLAKYLGATVGTTTSTTNIDLVKRLGADEIIDYKKQAFEKVLQSYDLVLGTLRGDEIKKSLQIVKPGSNVISLVGPPDIAFAHARGMNFLMKFVFGLLSSKIIRQAKQRAAEYSFLFVHPDGRQLAELGKLIEAMQILPVIDKVFTFDQTKEALAYLEEGRAKGKVVVSMDKLQGQQIFP; encoded by the coding sequence ATGAAAGCACTTATCCTCAAACGCTATGGCAAGTCCGATCAGCTCGCCTTTGCCGATATTGCCCAGCCAAGCATCAAGCCCAACGAAGTACTCGTTCGAGTTCATGCAGTTGGCTTGAACCCAATAGACAACATGATCCCGAAAGGCATGTTCAAGCCGATTCTCCAATTCCAGCTACCGGCAGTGATGGGTAGCGATGTCGCCGGTGTTGTTGTGGAAGTGGGCAGCCAAGTTACCCGCTTTAAGGTGGGTGATGCGATCTTTGCAAGCACCTTTGATTCAGGTAATGGAACCCTTGCGGAATATGCCGTGGTGGCCGAGCACGCGGCTGCTTTAAAACCAACAAATCTGGATTTTGCAGAAGCAGCCTCGATCCCCATGGTCGGACTTACCGCATGGCAAGCACTGAAAGAGCGAGGCCAGATCAAACCCGGGCAGAAAGTATTTATCCCCGCCGGTTCCGGCGGTATTGGCACCTTTGCTATTCAACTCGCCAAATACCTTGGCGCAACCGTAGGCACCACCACCAGCACAACCAATATCGATTTAGTTAAACGCTTGGGGGCGGATGAAATCATTGATTACAAGAAGCAGGCCTTTGAAAAGGTACTGCAAAGCTACGATTTGGTACTGGGTACTCTCAGGGGCGACGAAATCAAAAAATCGCTGCAGATTGTAAAACCCGGCAGCAATGTGATTTCGCTGGTTGGGCCACCTGACATCGCCTTTGCCCACGCACGGGGAATGAACTTTTTGATGAAATTTGTGTTTGGGTTGCTAAGCAGCAAAATAATTCGCCAAGCGAAACAACGCGCTGCGGAGTATTCATTCCTGTTTGTACATCCGGACGGACGCCAGCTTGCCGAACTTGGCAAACTGATTGAGGCTATGCAAATCCTCCCAGTGATCGACAAGGTGTTCACGTTTGATCAAACCAAAGAGGCACTGGCTTATCTCGAAGAGGGTCGAGCCAAGGGTAAGGTTGTTGTTTCCATGGATAAATTGCAGGGGCAACAAATCTTCCCGTGA
- a CDS encoding oxidoreductase has protein sequence MKNLKPVVLITGASSGIGEAIANKLIAEGYKVYGTSRRGATSGQHRFPMLELDVTDDASVATAVEKLLAREGRIDVLVNNAGFGIAPAVAEESSIEQAKALFDTNFLGVVRMTHAVVPQMRRQGSGRIINMSSILGVVPMPYVALYVASKHAVEGYSESLDHELRTQGIRVSAIEPAYTKTKFEANNIEPDTKRGEYESLRKHLAQVVGEAMKNADEPSVVADVVLTAIRAEKPRRRYTAGKAAAQLQFMRRFAPTGLLDSGIRKSLQLDA, from the coding sequence ATGAAAAATCTTAAACCTGTCGTACTCATTACCGGCGCGTCGTCGGGCATCGGCGAAGCCATCGCCAACAAACTGATTGCCGAGGGTTACAAGGTCTACGGCACCAGCAGACGCGGCGCCACCTCTGGCCAGCATCGCTTCCCGATGCTGGAGCTGGATGTCACTGACGATGCGTCCGTCGCCACCGCAGTTGAAAAGTTGTTGGCGCGTGAAGGGCGGATTGATGTGCTCGTAAACAACGCCGGTTTTGGTATTGCACCAGCGGTGGCCGAGGAAAGCTCCATCGAGCAGGCCAAGGCGCTGTTCGATACCAACTTTCTGGGCGTTGTACGCATGACCCACGCCGTGGTACCGCAAATGCGTCGCCAAGGCAGCGGCCGGATTATCAACATGAGTTCTATTCTCGGTGTGGTGCCAATGCCCTACGTGGCGCTCTATGTCGCCAGCAAACATGCGGTTGAAGGCTATTCGGAATCGCTGGATCATGAATTGCGTACTCAGGGCATCAGAGTCTCGGCGATTGAACCCGCCTATACCAAAACCAAGTTCGAGGCGAACAATATCGAGCCAGATACCAAGCGTGGCGAATACGAGTCACTGCGCAAACACCTGGCACAGGTCGTGGGCGAGGCGATGAAAAATGCCGATGAACCCTCAGTAGTGGCGGATGTAGTACTCACTGCCATTCGCGCCGAAAAACCCAGGCGCCGCTACACCGCTGGCAAAGCCGCCGCACAATTGCAGTTTATGCGCCGCTTCGCGCCGACAGGCCTTTTGGATTCTGGCATTCGCAAAAGCTTGCAACTTGATGCTTGA
- a CDS encoding SDR family oxidoreductase, whose translation MTTLNSVLITGASTGIGATYADRFAQRGHDLVLVARDQARLDALADRLHEQYGVKVDVLPADLTKAGDLAIVEARLRDDEHIGTLINNAGIAQSGGFIEQTPNAIEQLIALNITALTRLSNAIAPRLVQAGKGAIVNISSVVGLAPEFQMSVYGATKAFVLFLSQGLQVELSAKGVYVQAVLPAGTYTEIWDRAGIDISSFPAMMKVDDLVDAALVGFDRRERITIPPLQNAARWDALDGARQTLLADINQAKAAERYQHAD comes from the coding sequence ATGACTACACTCAATTCTGTTCTGATTACCGGCGCCTCTACTGGCATTGGTGCCACCTATGCCGACCGTTTCGCACAACGCGGCCATGATCTGGTGTTGGTTGCACGCGACCAAGCGCGACTGGATGCACTCGCAGATCGCCTGCATGAACAATACGGCGTTAAGGTCGATGTCCTGCCTGCCGATCTGACTAAAGCCGGTGATCTGGCCATTGTTGAAGCGCGCCTGCGCGATGACGAACACATCGGAACACTGATCAATAATGCCGGTATCGCCCAGTCTGGCGGCTTTATCGAGCAGACGCCTAACGCCATTGAGCAGTTGATCGCACTCAATATCACCGCACTGACACGACTTTCAAACGCAATAGCGCCGCGCTTGGTACAAGCAGGTAAAGGCGCCATCGTCAATATCAGCTCTGTGGTTGGCCTCGCGCCCGAATTCCAAATGTCGGTGTATGGCGCGACCAAAGCTTTTGTGCTGTTTTTATCGCAAGGTTTGCAAGTGGAACTGTCAGCTAAAGGGGTTTATGTCCAAGCAGTACTTCCTGCCGGAACCTACACCGAAATTTGGGATCGCGCAGGCATCGACATCAGCAGCTTCCCAGCAATGATGAAAGTAGATGACTTGGTGGATGCGGCACTAGTCGGCTTTGATCGCCGCGAACGGATCACCATACCACCGCTGCAAAACGCGGCACGCTGGGACGCTCTTGATGGCGCGCGGCAAACGCTGCTGGCTGACATCAATCAGGCCAAAGCCGCCGAGCGCTATCAACACGCTGATTAA
- a CDS encoding alkene reductase codes for MTDNSLFQPYTLGSLTLANRIVMAPLTRSRAGAGLVPNELAMTYYAQRASAGLIIAEATQVSAQAQGYQDTPGIYTAEQIAGWRKVTDAVHAKGGRIFIQLWHVGRVSHVDFQPDGAAPVAPSAIRAETKIFLNNGFADTSEPRALELAELPAIVNDFRQAATNAIAAGFDGVEIHGANGYLLEQFIKDGANQRTDAYGGSIENRARLLLEVTAAVVKEIGAERTGLRISPVSPASGISSNDPQPQYNYIAEQLNALGIVYLHVVEGATGGPRDVAPFDYDALRQRFKHTYLANNGYNLELATTRLTDGKADLFAFGRPFIANPDLVERLKAGAPLASPNPATLFGGGAEGYIDYPTFADAN; via the coding sequence ATGACCGACAATAGCTTGTTCCAACCCTACACCCTTGGCTCACTAACCCTCGCCAATCGGATCGTTATGGCGCCCCTGACCCGCAGCCGGGCAGGTGCCGGTTTAGTTCCCAACGAGCTGGCCATGACCTACTACGCCCAGCGCGCTTCAGCAGGCTTGATCATCGCCGAGGCAACTCAGGTATCTGCCCAAGCGCAGGGTTATCAGGATACCCCCGGTATTTACACTGCCGAGCAAATCGCCGGTTGGCGCAAGGTCACCGATGCCGTGCATGCCAAAGGTGGCCGCATCTTTATCCAGTTATGGCATGTGGGTCGCGTGTCCCATGTGGATTTTCAGCCTGATGGTGCTGCACCAGTCGCCCCGTCTGCTATTCGCGCGGAGACCAAGATTTTTCTCAACAATGGCTTTGCGGATACCTCCGAACCCCGCGCACTGGAACTCGCCGAACTTCCCGCCATAGTGAATGATTTTCGCCAGGCTGCTACCAACGCGATTGCAGCAGGTTTTGATGGTGTAGAAATCCACGGCGCCAATGGCTATTTGTTGGAGCAGTTCATTAAAGATGGCGCCAACCAGCGCACTGATGCTTACGGCGGCTCTATCGAAAACCGTGCACGTTTGCTGCTGGAAGTGACCGCCGCAGTAGTGAAGGAGATTGGCGCAGAGCGCACCGGCCTGCGTATTTCGCCCGTATCGCCCGCTTCCGGCATCTCATCCAACGACCCACAACCGCAATACAACTACATCGCGGAGCAACTCAACGCACTGGGGATTGTTTACCTGCATGTAGTCGAGGGCGCTACCGGTGGTCCGCGCGATGTGGCGCCATTTGACTACGACGCCTTGCGCCAGCGTTTTAAACACACCTACCTGGCCAACAATGGTTACAACCTTGAGCTGGCAACCACTCGTCTAACCGACGGTAAGGCGGATTTGTTCGCCTTCGGTCGCCCTTTTATTGCCAACCCCGATTTGGTGGAACGCCTTAAGGCGGGCGCACCGCTGGCAAGCCCCAACCCGGCAACACTGTTTGGCGGCGGCGCGGAAGGCTATATCGATTACCCAACCTTTGCAGATGCAAATTAA
- a CDS encoding TetR/AcrR family transcriptional regulator — MKVSKAQVQENRARIVAMAAMLFRERGYDGVGVAELMAAAGLTHGGFYKHFKSKADLMAEAAAEGLAQSAANTAELDVVAFVNQYLSRQHRDAPGVGCTMAALCGDAARQPESIKAIFAAGIERQLAVLETHQNVDEDAKKHARAMMIETMAQAVGAIVLSRACPDDSPLADEILEICRARILGQYEQENEMKKSSE, encoded by the coding sequence ATGAAGGTTTCAAAAGCACAGGTACAAGAGAATCGGGCACGCATCGTTGCGATGGCTGCGATGCTGTTCCGCGAGCGCGGCTATGACGGTGTGGGGGTGGCGGAGTTAATGGCGGCTGCCGGTTTAACCCATGGTGGTTTTTACAAGCATTTCAAATCCAAAGCCGATTTGATGGCGGAGGCAGCGGCTGAGGGGCTGGCGCAATCAGCAGCCAATACGGCTGAGCTGGATGTAGTCGCGTTCGTGAATCAATACCTGTCCCGGCAGCACCGCGACGCGCCCGGTGTTGGTTGCACTATGGCGGCATTGTGTGGTGATGCTGCACGTCAGCCGGAGTCCATTAAGGCGATATTTGCAGCCGGTATTGAGCGTCAACTCGCGGTGCTGGAAACTCATCAGAACGTGGATGAGGATGCAAAAAAACACGCGCGTGCGATGATGATTGAGACTATGGCTCAGGCGGTGGGCGCAATCGTGTTATCGCGCGCTTGTCCGGATGATTCCCCATTAGCGGATGAAATTCTGGAGATTTGTCGAGCGCGGATTCTCGGTCAATATGAGCAGGAGAATGAAATGAAAAAATCATCGGAATAA
- a CDS encoding MbnP family copper-binding protein: MEKINSANIFKSLAIKLSLACIAGALLTACGGSSSGSSSSNSSSSSSSSVSSSSSSVSNEPVAITIPFSAVSGSTDINCAATLEGLGTVSTRATIADFRFYVHNLRLVTSTGEELPITLDETGVQADNIALLDFRDKLGTGATACQGDANPTMNKQVVGKVLIGNNTIASVRFVLGVPATHNHADQTLAKEPLKTPGLSSGMHWGWNVGYKFTGLDVFTAVPITRPSDANWTNSRWNIHLGSTGCTGDAVSGGAVTCTAGNRAEITLTNFVVGESTIQLDYAKLVEHSNMGEDGGGPAGCMSGATDPECATIFASLGLAHATQTTAPSAQTAFSIVNK; encoded by the coding sequence ATGGAAAAAATAAATTCTGCAAATATTTTTAAATCGTTGGCAATTAAATTATCACTCGCCTGTATTGCGGGCGCATTGTTAACGGCGTGTGGTGGTTCCAGTTCTGGTTCATCTTCCTCCAATAGCTCATCCAGTTCTTCATCAAGTGTGTCGTCATCAAGTTCAAGTGTGAGCAATGAGCCGGTGGCGATTACTATTCCATTTTCTGCTGTTTCCGGCAGTACGGATATTAATTGTGCCGCCACGCTCGAAGGCTTGGGTACAGTGAGCACTCGCGCAACGATTGCCGATTTCCGTTTCTACGTGCATAACCTGCGCCTCGTAACGTCAACTGGTGAGGAATTGCCAATTACGTTGGATGAAACGGGTGTTCAGGCAGACAATATTGCGCTGCTGGATTTCCGCGATAAGTTGGGCACAGGGGCAACAGCATGTCAGGGCGATGCTAACCCAACCATGAATAAACAAGTAGTGGGCAAGGTATTGATTGGTAATAACACCATTGCCAGTGTGCGTTTTGTATTGGGTGTTCCTGCAACGCATAACCATGCCGATCAAACACTTGCCAAAGAGCCGTTAAAAACGCCGGGGCTTTCTTCCGGTATGCACTGGGGTTGGAATGTAGGTTATAAATTTACAGGCCTTGATGTATTTACAGCGGTGCCCATTACGCGCCCGAGCGATGCTAATTGGACTAACTCGCGCTGGAATATCCATTTGGGTAGCACCGGCTGCACGGGTGATGCCGTGAGCGGTGGTGCAGTGACCTGTACTGCTGGAAATCGTGCAGAAATCACTTTAACGAATTTTGTGGTGGGCGAATCTACCATTCAGTTGGATTACGCCAAGTTGGTTGAACACAGCAACATGGGCGAAGACGGCGGCGGTCCGGCAGGTTGTATGTCGGGTGCCACTGACCCTGAATGCGCCACTATTTTTGCCAGCCTTGGTTTGGCGCACGCGACACAAACAACGGCACCTTCTGCGCAAACTGCATTTTCTATTGTGAATAAATAA
- a CDS encoding methanobactin export MATE transporter MbnM, protein MKIIYLLSGALLLSGCYGGSQTTVNDTAATATEFNWNLPPQMALPVEPLNNPVTEAKFQLGRHLFYDKRLSGGGAISCASCHEQNKAFTDGKVRPRGGAGDLHPRNSQGLANAAWFATVTWGNPSLTTLEQQIMLPLFGVDPIEHGINETNHPSILQSIVMDDRYQQLFAAAYPNSAPMEWSHIVESLATFVRGITSFRSAYDRYVAGDQSALSDSAKRGLQLFNNERLECFHCHDGHLFTDSVRDRSMRVVETPFHNTGLYNIDGLGAYPEPNTGAHEVTGRAAEMGAFRAPSLRNVAVTAPYMHDGSIATLEEVIRTYAAGGRNITEGELSGDGRRNPYKDSFIVGFSISEEEIADVIAFLNSLTDEQLLIDSRYGNPFE, encoded by the coding sequence GTGAAAATTATTTATCTGTTAAGCGGCGCCTTGTTGTTGAGCGGTTGTTATGGCGGAAGCCAAACAACCGTGAACGATACCGCTGCTACTGCTACGGAGTTCAACTGGAATTTGCCACCACAAATGGCACTTCCCGTTGAGCCGTTAAATAACCCGGTTACCGAAGCAAAATTTCAATTAGGTCGTCACTTGTTTTATGACAAGCGGCTGTCCGGTGGTGGTGCGATTAGTTGTGCATCCTGCCACGAGCAAAACAAAGCCTTTACCGATGGCAAGGTGCGCCCCCGTGGCGGCGCTGGTGATTTACATCCGCGCAATTCGCAAGGATTGGCAAATGCCGCTTGGTTTGCCACAGTCACCTGGGGCAATCCCTCTCTCACCACACTTGAGCAACAAATCATGTTGCCGCTATTTGGTGTGGATCCTATCGAACACGGTATTAACGAAACCAATCATCCGTCCATTTTACAATCCATCGTTATGGATGATCGCTATCAACAATTATTTGCTGCGGCTTACCCGAATTCCGCGCCGATGGAGTGGTCGCATATTGTTGAATCCCTCGCGACATTTGTACGCGGCATAACGTCTTTTCGCAGTGCTTATGATCGTTACGTTGCAGGTGACCAAAGCGCATTAAGCGATAGCGCAAAACGCGGGCTGCAATTATTTAACAATGAGCGACTGGAATGTTTTCATTGTCACGATGGCCATTTATTTACTGACTCGGTGCGCGACCGTTCCATGCGCGTGGTGGAAACGCCATTTCATAACACGGGTTTGTACAACATAGATGGCCTTGGTGCCTACCCTGAACCCAATACCGGTGCCCACGAAGTGACCGGGCGCGCCGCTGAAATGGGCGCATTTCGTGCCCCGAGTTTACGCAATGTGGCGGTCACTGCGCCCTACATGCACGACGGTAGTATCGCCACCCTGGAGGAGGTTATTCGCACCTATGCGGCGGGCGGGCGAAATATTACTGAAGGCGAATTGAGTGGCGATGGACGGCGCAATCCCTATAAGGATAGTTTTATCGTCGGGTTTAGTATCAGCGAGGAAGAAATCGCCGATGTAATCGCGTTTTTAAACAGCCTGACCGACGAACAACTTCTTATCGACTCTCGTTACGGAAATCCATTTGAATGA